Within the Myxococcus virescens genome, the region GCGGTGGACGGCGTCCACCAGGAACTTCGCGGAGTCGGGGTCCGTGGGCGGGAGGATGCCGTGGCCCAGGTTGAAGATGTGCCCTTCGGGGCCCGCGCGGCGGAGGATGTCCTTCACGCGGCCGTCCAGCTCCTCACGGGGGAGGAACAGGTGCAGCGGGTCCAGGTTGCCCTGCACCGCCACGTCCGGCCCCAGCACCTTCCGGCCCTCGTCCATGGGCAGCGTCCAGTCCAGGCCCACCACGTCCGCGCCCGTGCTCTTGAGCAGCCGCAGGTGGTTGGACATGCCCACGCCGAACACGATGACGGGCACGCCAGTGGCCTTCAGCTCGGACACCATGCGCTTGAGGTAGGGGATGCAGAAGCGCTCGTAGTCCCAGGGCGACAGCGCGCCGCCCCACGAGTCGAAAATCTGGACGATGCTCGCGCCCGCCTCCACCTGCATCTTCAGGTAGGGGATGAGCGTGTCGGTGAGCTTGCCGAAGAGGCGGTGCGCCAGCTCGGGCTGCTCGAACATCAGCCGCTTGATAAGGATGTAGCTCTTGGAGCCGCCCCCCTCCACCATGTACGCGGCCAGGGTGAAGGGCGCGCCCGCGAAGCCGATGACGGGCACGGAGTCATTGAGTGCCTTGCGCGTGCGGCGGATGGCCTCGGCCACGAAGCCGGTGCCATCCACCGGGTCCGGCACGCCCAGCTTGTCGATGTCCGCCGCGGAGCGCACGGGATCGGGGAAGTGCGGCCCCTTGTCCCCCAGCTCCAGGGTGATGCCCATGGCCTCCACGGGGATGAGGATGTCCGAGAAGATGATGGCCGCGTCCACCCCCAGGCGCGTCACCGGCTGGACGGTGACTTCCGCCGCCAGGTCCGGGTGCTTGCACAGGTCCAGGAAGGCGATGTTGCCGCGGATGGCCCGGTACTCGGGCAGGTAGCGGCCCGCCTGGCGCATCAGCCATACCGGCGTCGTGTCTGTGGGCTGGCGGCGCGCCGCGCGGAGGAGTCGGTCGTTCACTTCGAACCTCGGAGTGGGCCCCGCGCCAGGCGGGGCGAAATGAAACACGTGCGGTCAGCGCTGGCTCCACGCCAGCGTCTGGCGCAGCGGCCCGGTGCCTTCGTCCACGAACAGCAGACGATTGGCGCCGTCCTCCCAGTCAAGAGTGCCCTGGGAGCCGCCGCGCAAGAGCTTGTACTCGAAGACGGCGCCCACGGGCAGCGACAGCGCGAAGCCGTCGGGCCCCGGACGCAGCGAGCGCTCGGGCTTCCACCCGCCCATCTCCGGCCCGCTGCCCACCAACCGCACCGACGGGTCATCCACTGCCAGTTCCACCTGACGCCGCGTGCCCAGCCCCCGCCACCGCAG harbors:
- the hemE gene encoding uroporphyrinogen decarboxylase translates to MNDRLLRAARRQPTDTTPVWLMRQAGRYLPEYRAIRGNIAFLDLCKHPDLAAEVTVQPVTRLGVDAAIIFSDILIPVEAMGITLELGDKGPHFPDPVRSAADIDKLGVPDPVDGTGFVAEAIRRTRKALNDSVPVIGFAGAPFTLAAYMVEGGGSKSYILIKRLMFEQPELAHRLFGKLTDTLIPYLKMQVEAGASIVQIFDSWGGALSPWDYERFCIPYLKRMVSELKATGVPVIVFGVGMSNHLRLLKSTGADVVGLDWTLPMDEGRKVLGPDVAVQGNLDPLHLFLPREELDGRVKDILRRAGPEGHIFNLGHGILPPTDPDSAKFLVDAVHRHGVALRQGTLGA